A region from the Lolium perenne isolate Kyuss_39 chromosome 4, Kyuss_2.0, whole genome shotgun sequence genome encodes:
- the LOC127292237 gene encoding probable cellulose synthase A catalytic subunit 2 [UDP-forming]: MVGGGDAAKSGRHGGGQGQVCQICGDGVGAAADGELFTACDVCGYPVCRPCYEYERKEGTQACPQCKTKYKRHKGSPPARGDESEGVYADDASGSNYPPSGNQDHKHKIPEKMLTWRSDDVRHATKYDSGEIGLSKYDSGEIPHGYIPSFTHSQVSGEIPGASPDHIMSPAGNIGKRGHPFSYVNHSSNPSREFSGSLGSVPWKERVDGWKMKDKGMTNGTSIAPSEGRGNVDIDACTDYDMEDPLLNDEARQPLSRKVPISSSKINPYRMVIVLRLIVLCIFLHYRITNPVRNAYPLWLLSVICEIWFAFSWILDQFPKWSPINRETYLDRLALRYDRDGELSQLAAVDIFVSTVDPMKEPPLVTANTVLSILAVDYPVDKVSCYVSDDGAAMLTFDALAETSEFARKWVPFCKKYNIEPRAPEWYFFQKIDFLKNKVQTSFVKDRRAMKREYEEFKVRINSLVAKAEKVPEEGWIMQDGTPWPGNNTRDHPGMIQVFLGHGGGLDSTGNELPRLVYVSREKRNGFQHHKKAGAMNALVRVSAVLTNGQYMLNLDCDHYINNSKAIREAMCFLMDPNLGRHVCYVQFPQRFDGIDTNDRYANRNTVFFDINLRGLDGIQGPVYVGTGCVFNRTALYGYDPPVKDKKPGFFSSLGGGRKNTSKSARSKNKKSHRHVDSAVPVFNLEDIEEGFEGSGLDDEKSLLMSQMSLEKRFGQSSVFVASTLMEYGGVPQSATQETLLKEAIHVISCGYEDKSDWGSEIGWIYGSVTEDILTGFKMHARGWRSIYCMPNPPAFKGSAPINLSDRLNQVLRWALGSVEILFSRHCPIWYGYGGRLKFLERFAYINTTIYPLTSIPLLIYCILPAVCLLTGKFIIPQISNIASIWFMSLFISIFATGILEMRWSGVGIDEWWRNEQFWVIGGISAHLFAVFQGLLKVLAGIDTSFTVTSKASDEDNDFAELYMFKWTTLLIPPTTILIINLVGVVAGTSYAINSGYQSWGPLFGKLFFAFWVIIHLYPFLKGLMGRQNRTPTIVVVWAILLASIFSLLWVRIDPFTTRVTGPDIQTCGINC, encoded by the exons ATggtcggcggcggcgacgcggcg AAATCGGGAAGGCATGGAGGCGGGCAGGGGCAGGTGTGCCAGATCTGCGGCGACGGCGTGGGCGCGGCGGCGGACGGCGAGCTCTTCACCGCCTGCGACGTCTGCGGGTACCCGGTGTGCCGGCCCTGCTACGAGTACGAGCGCAAGGAAGGCACGCAGGCATGCCCGCAGTGCAAGACCAAGTACAAGCGCCACAAGG GCAGCCCACCAGCACGTGGGGATGAAAGCGAGGGTGTTTACGCAGATGATGCCAGCGGCTCGAACTACCCTCCATCTGGCAACCAGGATCACAAGCACAAGATTCCTGAGAAGATGCTCACCTGGCGCAGCGACGACGTTCGTCACGCTACTAAGTATGACAGTGGCGAGATTGGGCTCTCCAAGTATGACAGCggagagatccctcacggatacatccCGTCCTTCACCCATAGCCAG GTCTCCGGAGAAATTCCTGGAGCCTCCCCTGATCACATCATGTCCCCTGCTGGAAATATTGGCAAGCGTGGACATCCATTTTCATATGTCAATCATTCTT CAAATCCATCAAGGGAGTTCTCTGGTAGCCTTGGGAGTGTTCCGTGGAAAGAGAGAGTTGATGGCTGGAAAATGAAAGACAAGGGTATGACTAATGGAACAAGTATTGCTCCTTCTGAAGGCCGTGGAAATGTTGATATTGATGCATGTACTGACTATGATATGGAAGACCCCTTACT GAACGATGAAGCTCGCCAGCCTTTATCTAGAAAAGTGCCAATTTCATCATCCAAAATAAATCCCTACAGAATGGTTATTGTGCTACGTTTGATTGTGCTGTGCATCTTCTTGCACTACCGTATCACAAATCCTGTGCGTAACGCATATCCACTGTGGCTGCTGTCTGTTATTTGTGAGATTTGGTTTGCCTTTTCCTGGATTCTGGATCAGTTCCCCAAGTGGTCACCAATCAATCGTGAAACTTACCTTGATAGGCTGGCTTTAAG GTATGACCGGGATGGCGAACTGTCTCAGCTGGCTGCTGTTGACATTTTTGTCAGTACCGTGGATCCTATGAAGGAGCCTCCTCTTGTCACTGCAAATACTGTGCTTTCTATCCTTGCTGTGGACTACCCTGTTGACAAGGTGTCTTGCTATGTATCTGATGATGGTGCTGCGATGCTGACCTTTGATGCACTTGCTGAGACTTCAGAGTTTGCTAGAAAATGGGTTCCATTTTGTAAAAAGTATAACATAGAACCCAGAGCCCCAGAGTGGTACTTCTTTCAGAAAATTGATTTTCTAAAAAACAAAGTTCAGACTTCCTTCGTTAAAGACCGTCGGGCCATGAAG AGAGAATATGAAGAGTTCAAGGTTCGCATTAATAGCCTTGTAGCCAAGGCTGAGAAAGTTCCCGAGGAAGGATGGATCATGCAAGATGGCACGCCTTGGCCTGGGAACAATACTAGGGACCATCCTGGAATGATTCAG GTTTTCCTTGGTCATGGTGGAGGCCTTGATAGTACCGGCAATGAGCTTCCTCGTTTGGTTTATGTGTCTCGTGAGAAACGTAATGGATTCCAGCACCACAAGAAAGCTGGTGCCATGAATGCACTT GTTCGTGTATCAGCTGTCCTTACTAATGGGCAGTACATGTTGAATCTTGACTGTGATCACTACATCAACAATAGCAAGGCTATAAGGGAGGCTATGTGCTTTCTTATGGACCCTAATCTAGGAAGGCATGTCTGTTATGTACAATTTCCTCAGAGGTTCGATGGCATTGATACAAATGATAGATATGCAAACAGGAACACTGTATTTTTCGAT ATTAACTTGAGAGGTCTTGATGGCATTCAAGGACCAGTTTATGTGGGAACTGGCTGTGTGTTCAACAGAACAGCTTTATATGGTTATGACCCACCAGTTAAGGATAAGAAGCCAGGTTTCTTCTCTTCActtggtggaggaagaaagaacacATCAAAATCGGCGAGATCAAAAAATAAGAAGTCACACAGGCATGTGGACAGTGCTGTGCCAGTGTTTAATCTCGAAGATATAGAGGAGGGGTTCGAAG GCTCTGGATTAGACGATGAGAAATCACTTCTTATGTCTCAAATGAGCCTGGAGAAGAGATTTGGCCAGTCCAGTGTTTTTGTAGCCTCCACTCTGATGGAATATGGTGGTGTTCCACAGTCCGCAACTCAAGAGACTCTTCTGAAAGAAGCAATCCATGTGATCAGCTGTGGTTATGAGGACAAAAGTGATTGGGGAAGTGAG ATTGGTTGGATCTATGGCTCTGTTACAGAGGATATTCTCACTGGGTTCAAGATGCATGCACGAGGCTGGCGATCTATTTACTGCATGCCTAATCCACCTGCTTTCAAAGGGTCTGCTCCTATTAACCTTTCAGATCGTCTGAACCAAGTGCTTCGGTGGGCTCTTGGGTCTGTGGAAATTCTTTTCAGTAGGCATTGTCCCATATGGTATGGCTATGGTGGAAGGCTCAAGTTCTTGGAGAGATTTGCCTATATCAACACCACTATCTATCCGCTCACATCAATCCCACTCCTCATATACTGCATACTGCCGGCTGTTTGTCTTCTCACTGGGAAGTTCATCATCCCACAG ATTAGCAACATTGCGAGTATTTGGTTTATGTCCCTCTTCATTTCCATCTTTGCCACTGGTATCCTTGAGATGAGGTGGAGCGGTGTTGGCATCGACGAGTGGTGGAGGAATGAGCAGTTCTGGGTCATCGGAGGCATTTCTGCACACCTGTTTGCTGTCTTCCAGGGCCTCCTGAAGGTACTTGCTGGCATCGACACCAGCTTCACCGTGACTTCGAAGGCatccgatgaagataatgatttCGCCGAGCTCTACATGTTCAAGTGGACAACTCTGCTGATCCCACCAACTACTATTTTGATCATCAACCTGGTTGGTGTTGTGGCCGGCACCTCCTACGCGATCAACAGCGGTTACCAGTCATGGGGGCCGCTCTTTGGGAAGCTCTTCTTCGCCTTCTGGGTGATTATCCACTTGTACCCATTCCTCAAAGGGCTCATGGGCCGTCAGAACCGCACGCCGACCATTGTTGTCGTCTGGGCCATCCTCCTCGCATCCATCTTCTCGTTGCTGTGGGTTCGTATTGATCCGTTCACCACCCGAGTCACTGGCCCAGATATCCAGACGTGTGGCATCAACTGCTAG